In Paenibacillus segetis, the genomic window GATTTGACTATGCTTATGTTTATCCTGGGATGAATAAGGTGTTGCAAGCCGGAGGTAGGCTCATCCGCTCTGAAACTGATCGTGGTGTAATCGTACTAGTAGATGACCGCTATCTCCAGCCGCATTATGCAGCACTGCTACCGGCGGAATGGCGTGACCGCATGGTGGTTGGAAAGGGAGTACGAGATAGGTAAATAGAAGGAGATGCTTCTATACTCAGTTGCTCAAATGCTTGAGCTTAATGATTTCTTTCTCGATTGCTCTAGCATCATCGGGATGAAACATATGCGATGAATGCTCCATCCATATGAGTTGCTTGCCTGCGGGAGCTTCGAGCGATTGATAATATCGTTCAAGCAACTCTCCATAAACTTGGAGATCCTTGGTCCCATGAATGAAAGTGACTGGAATTTCAACTTGCGTGATCGACTTTTCGTAATTAATCGTTGCAAAATCCTCGATCATCGCTTGTGTGTAGTTGGCTTTGAAGCCTTTGAACGTATTCATGGTATTCTTGATGGAGTAATCAGGGGAACGCATAAGAATGCTGAGGGCTAGCTTCATGCCTGGAAACTTAACTTGATCATCTGAGTAAATCATAGCGTTGTACTTACCGAGCCATATTCTTAACGTTGTCCATTGCTCCACACTCGTTACAAAAGGTGGTTCTCCACAGCTCGTTAACTCCCGGATTGCTTTTTGGTTGTTGGCCAATATGGCTTTATCTAAGGCCCACCGCAAACATAAAGCGTCATTCTCTGCCCAATTAATCACTTGTGAAATGCCGATATAAGCGTAGAAATCAGTAGGGTTCTCATGCGCCAATCGTAGGCCAAGAATGCTTCCCCATGAGTGACCAGCGATGAATATTTTATTTTTCTGGAACTGATTCTTGAGATAGTGGACGACCTCTTTGGCATCCGCTATAAATTGAGCAATGTTAAACGTGTCTTCAGGAATATGACGAGAGTATGATTTGCCGGCACCTCTTTGATCCCAGAATACAAGAGTAAAATGCTTGACTAGGTCTTTGGTTGTTGTCGCTAGCGCATAATCCCTGGAGCGATTGGATACGCCCGGCAGAGGTAGACCGGGCCCCCCGTGTAGCATCAGCAAGATTGGATTGTTTACATCCTCCGATTGGATTAACATGTATTGCTGTATACCACCAATAACAAGCTGTTCGACTTTGCTGATCCCGGTGGGGGGGACAACAAAGTCTTTTTTAGCCCAATAAACTCCCATATCACATTCTCCTCTGCAATAAATTCCACTGGGCCGACGGCAAAATACCCTTCTCTAACTAGTTGAATAATTTTGAAAGAATCGATGAATATGGTTGTTCATGCGTTTCTCAAGTAGGCTCGTATCCTTGTGATCACATTTCAGAATCTGATATTCGATCATCATCGCAAATACGGGATATTGATAAACTGCGGCTAAATCGGCAGGATCCAGGGGTTTCATTTTGCCCATGTGGATGAGTTTTTGAAATACCTGTTCCACGAAAAGCAGCGTATTGTTACTGATATCGTCCAGATAAATATTTCTAGCGCGGACATCACGAAACTGTTCGATCTGAACAATTCGCCACATTTTTTCAATTGTGGGGTTGTTGTAGCTCATCTTAAATAAAGTGAACCCCTGCTGCATGAATGCCTCCGGTTCCATCTTCGTAAGCAATTCATCTAAGATCTCCATGGAGGGTAGAATCCGCGAGAATTCCAATCGGTAGTTGGTATAGATGGTTTCGATGATTTCATCTTTAGTGCGA contains:
- a CDS encoding alpha/beta fold hydrolase; the protein is MGVYWAKKDFVVPPTGISKVEQLVIGGIQQYMLIQSEDVNNPILLMLHGGPGLPLPGVSNRSRDYALATTTKDLVKHFTLVFWDQRGAGKSYSRHIPEDTFNIAQFIADAKEVVHYLKNQFQKNKIFIAGHSWGSILGLRLAHENPTDFYAYIGISQVINWAENDALCLRWALDKAILANNQKAIRELTSCGEPPFVTSVEQWTTLRIWLGKYNAMIYSDDQVKFPGMKLALSILMRSPDYSIKNTMNTFKGFKANYTQAMIEDFATINYEKSITQVEIPVTFIHGTKDLQVYGELLERYYQSLEAPAGKQLIWMEHSSHMFHPDDARAIEKEIIKLKHLSN
- a CDS encoding TetR/AcrR family transcriptional regulator, coding for MNTEVYDMNLPLTPHTFVDIHNNPMKNTTKISILHTCIELFSNAGYSAVSIREITRNVGIKESSLYNHFRTKDEIIETIYTNYRLEFSRILPSMEILDELLTKMEPEAFMQQGFTLFKMSYNNPTIEKMWRIVQIEQFRDVRARNIYLDDISNNTLLFVEQVFQKLIHMGKMKPLDPADLAAVYQYPVFAMMIEYQILKCDHKDTSLLEKRMNNHIHRFFQNYSTS